attgaaccaaaaccaaattgAAAGATGTGGCCTATGGAGGTTTCAGTTCAAATTTGATATCTGttcgaaaattgattgaaggCGGTTTTAAGAtaaattttgaagaaaatttggcccaaataacaaaaaatgaaatttcatttaatctATGGATTATTGacaacaaattaaaaaatatcatcatgaatatctagatattaatttaaaatttaaaacttGTGGTGAttgtatgatgaataaacTAGATCTAATGACTTCTTTTCGTAGAATCCGGTACATGAAATTTCTCACAGTAATAGTGTTAATCTCCGTTCATTTAAAGTTTAAGGGAACAAGCCATTTTctacgtttttgttttcggggtttttgttttcggggtaattttttttcggggtttttgttttcgggataattttttttcgggataattttttttcggggtttttgttttcggggtttttgttttcgggataattttttttcggtcattTGGTTTCGGCGTTTCGGTTTTcggggtttttgttttcgggaTTTTGACctacaaccaaaaaaattggttattTAAGTCtcctgtttgtgtgtgtgtgtacaagCTGTAAAACTTTTGATCTTTTATAGATctcgaatgaaaatggatattaaagttttttgattttggtttcattattttttttgcacaaaattcaaacgatgcattcaaatttttattttttttttttttttgcaaacaaGGCGCATacagaacagaaaaacaattcaattctgaTCAACATTCTTCTGtcctgttgttgtcgttgttttttattttatgaaaACTTTATCttgcagaatttttttttcgttcattcattttctttgttttgtcttAAACaaaccggaaaaaaaacagaaaggtagaaaaaaaattaccagagattaaaaataaaaatagagtAAAGTTTGATTGATGgtgtaaaaacaaaaaaaaaatagcaaaatGAATATGTACAGAATTTGTGAATTTACTTTacatatattcatcaattcgATTCCAGTGGcaatacaaaacaaataacCAGAggccattttctttttttttcgcattttcgttctgttttgtttgttgaatgcaaattttttttttttgttcaaatacagaataaaatgacaatcatgaaaaaaaaaatttctcaatgtttttttttcaccatttttgctaccatccatcatcatcatcattatccattgATTCTCATGACatttgtctgtctgtttgtttgtttgtttgcatttttttccaaatatttatttagacgaaatttgcaattttttatgatcaaaaaaaaataaaatttttcaaacaaattacAGTGTGAACTTTCGTCCAATACcaatgtgtgcgtgtgtatgtGCGTGGGCGTTTGCATTTTTTCAAGTGTTTTTGTTCgctgattgtttttgttttcaattgacagtgacaatgattttttactgaaaaaaaataaataaaaaaaattaattccaGTGTGTGAATACAGATAAACAGAAtggaaagcaaaaaaaaaaaaaaaacacacacacacatgacaattgtcatcatattGTATAATTGATGGCCTTTTATGTTTAcacaatgttgttgtcaaacaaacaatttttgctcaaagaatttttgacaatgacaatgttAACAATTTTGACGATTCAGATTGGTCAgcatcagaattttttttcaaaaaaaaaaaaaaaaaaaaaaaaaacagaacagaaaCCTGCATTTTCGagcaattcatttgatgatgatgaatttttttttccttcacaTTTTGACagccaataatttttttttctctctttttgttatcattttgaatttggaattttattttttttttttttggcgtcCAAATGATTttccatcaatttcattggaatgtgaatgtgaatttgtggattgaaaaaatattctttttcacCGATtgttcaccaaaaaaaaaatgaattgaaatgaaatgaaatgtgaaatttcaacattgatcaacaacagtttgacttttttttcatagatagagaaaaaaaaattgaaagttGATAGAATGTAAACTATAATCAAGAATTTTGTCGTTCATTTTGTTGCTATTGTCCGAATAACTGTAATTCTTCAATTCTACACAAACATTGCCGTAACAGCTGTTCTGTATTGTAAAagttaaagtttttttttccttgttgttgttgttgttgatatttttaaagctttttcgttttttttccacaaaaaaaagaaaaaaaattttccatttcatcgtCTTGacaaatttgaaatcaaacaaacagtcatcatcatcatcatcatcatatagaaaatgaattaaattatttgagtttgattttttctctttgtttttctctatgtgatcattgaatgttgtttttttgttttgtttttgttctttgctggacaaacaaacaaacaaacaaacgagaaaagaaaaagtgaaaatagAAATGTCCATGATCATTAAATGTCTATTTGTCCTTGTTTGTGAGTAAGTTTGTCACAAACAGAGCAAATTACATtagattttctttcttttttttcttcaatttcttcggatgattgaatcactttgtgtatgtttgatttttccttggaattttgttttttcttttttttttgaaacaaatattttagcgatatggttgttgtttgttttgtaagattgaatttttttcaatacttttttttataggtTGGCATCTTTGGTACAATGATGGCGTACGTAAACATCCAAATAATGTTTGTGAAACAGAATTTTCCGATTCTGTTGCGTTCAAAATAACAACATCGATTGCCAATTTTCTTGTACCaatgacattgatgatgattttatattataaaaTTTATCGTGAAATAAAAAGACGTGGAAATTTTAGCGatacaatcaatcatcatcatcaacatcgacatcatcgacatcatcagcataaacataatcataataatcgtttacaacaaaattcaaataatttatcattatcatcatcaatgataatgatgaaaacaaaaaattcaaaaccaaTGAATCGTTTATCGAATTCgataaatcattatcatgaaagTAACCATGAATCATTGCGTAAACATTATTGTCAACAGAAACCGATAAaatcttcaacaacaacaacaacgatgacgacaaatgaaaccaaaacaacgaccacgacaacaacaacaacaacaacaaccccGAATATTCGTAAtggaatgaatattttcatgaaaaataaaacaatttcaaattttcatcaacaaattttaCGTTgttcaatgagaaaaaagagaaatgataacaacaacaacaacaacaaatttagtagtgataataataattcatcattttcaacagatttaaattgcaaaaataatttcgatgataataatgatgatgatgattttgatcacTGTAATCAATGTGGTAGACGTCGTGAATCGAATGTAAACAATgatcattcaaaatcatcatcatcatcattaaacaatcaacgatttttttctataaattttttcatcaatcattttcgATTGTTACAATCGATACTATCGAGAAAAAATCGACAATcaatcgaacaacaacagcgacgaCAACATCGACGAGAACTagattcacattcatttgttgaaaattttagtgttgatcttgatgatcatgatcatcattcaattagcaatgataatgtagtgaatgtgaaacaattaaattcaaataaaacaaatttaattgtacaacaatcatcgattgaaataaacaatgaaaataacaataaccgTACTGTGATAGAAAaatgctcatcatcatcatcatcatcatcatctacgtCTAAATCGTCgataaattcattatcaaatttacCATTACAAACTAGgccatcaaaattatcaactaAATCATCAGATTTTTGTCCagatttgaatcatcaaaaacaacagaaaatggATGATAACGAGGAAAAAgtggaagaagaaaaagatgacgaggatgatgatgatgatgatgatgatataactGAAATATCACCACCCGCACCATCATTagaatcatcgtcatcatcagcattttTTCGTGATCTTAAACGTGAACAACTAAGGTAAAcacaaaaaatgttttgtttttgtttttattttttgaaaaatttgaatttaaaattttttcaatttccataaaaaacaacaacaacaacaacaataacaagaTTAATGCAACGTTTGTGTGATTGTTTCAGGAAATagacagaaaacaaaacaaaacaaacaaacaacgacagcaattgaaaagaaaatattattcAGATTTATTATGCCTGATcgattgtttgttgaaatcttttttttttctttcaataaattttcattcactttaTTTGTTCCTTATttgttcagattttttttttttgtttcgtttgcTGCATAATAAATCGACAATGAACCTGGAAAAATCTGAATCCAAGATTCTTAtccactgttgttgttgttgttgttgtttttttttcgtttccaatttcgtattttttttttttggtctatttgaataaatagaaatagaaaaagaattcattcaaattgattgcaattctatttcatatttttttttctcttttgccatttttttccctgaAGAATTTTCTGACTGTAAAATGTAAACCTCGACATATAGTGATAAAGAGACGAAGAGAGAGGCAGTCAAATTCtgtgccaaaaaaaaaaatattgcaaCGGATTTTCGATTTATCACACTTTTtgcaaagatttttttttcctcttcaaaaataatgtttaaaaagcgaataaaaaaacaattctgaatcaatgagaaaaaagcCAATGACTAGCCAAATCATCTGTTATATACGAGAAtctgaatgtgtgtgtgtgtgtatggattttgtttttcgatgaaaatttttgaaaccaATCAAACCacataccatcatcatatacccgaaaaatgatccattttttgtttttctttgtttttcaatgtctgtaatgaataaaaatgatagtgaaaatcatgatgaaaagattgagatgcgaaaaaaatatgaatcataaatcatgatgataatgatagtgTTCACCAGAATCATATGTGGCAATtttaaaactaaaaaaaaaaaaaaattctatgatggtcatgccaaaaaaaaaccaaaaacagcCATAgagtaaatgaatgaataatgaaacgaaaaaaaaattatgacaaTAATTtagaccgaaaaaaaaattaccggctgtttttctttctcattcTCTCAGCTTGTGttcaaatgagaaaaaaaacccaccATGAATTTTAATCGATGTCAGAATCATTGcccattttcattctcaagagagagtgagaaagagagaagGAGAAATCCaaatagagagaaaaaaaagatgaatgaGTCGATAAATCAtgagaaaaaggaaaaagtgaacaaaaaaaaatatcatcgaCTAATAGAGAGACTCTTTTCTAGACATTCAAGTCAATTAAtcagattctttttttcttttgtatttgaaaatgagacagaaaagaaaagagatttttttgttctggttaaaatttcaagttcagttttttttcatctcatttcattttatttttattttcatttttttttcttatttcaaTAAGCCACGATAATGGTCATCGTATTTTTTGGACCACTACAAATACAAAACGTTGTCAACGatttgataatgttgaaacaaatttaCCAACACCacaacatcaatcaatattgaaggataattacaatgatgatgtcgataaTGGTAACAATCCAGATAGTGATAAGTTTAATAAATCATCGTCagattattatgatggcCGACGATTAAGTTCACCACAACcatcattaccaccaccaatatattcatcaccatcatcatcgattacatcaacattatcaatgttttcatcggcatcaaatgattcaaaaaaatcaaaagaaaatgaccaaacaaaacatgaaaatagaagaaaattattgaaaaatgaccattgtgatagtaatgatgatgatggaaatattgcctattataatcaattaacTTTGATGAGTTTACAGCCTTCTGTTGTCGCTGTTGATGGCAATGTTGCTAGTgagaatattttattttcaacactGCAAGAGAATCAGGAAATTGTAAATGTAgaatgtcaacaacaatcaaaacaacattgTCGACAGAATATAAAATCACCATCGCCGATATCATTgtcaccacaacaacaacaacaacaacattcatcatcatcatcatcattattatcaacatcaaaatcattttgtttgatgcctgaaaatcattttttcgatgTCAATGTCAAAGTGGAATATATAGATTTTccatcaaaaaattcaatacaaaaaaattgttttgtgacaaaatcaaatgttgaaaatggaaaaaatgttcaaatgacaaataattttctgGACACAGATgtacaacaacgacaacaacaacaaaaaatggataaacaACGTTCCAATTCCGTGAATGATGTTTGTGGTATTTgcataaaacaacaacaacaacaatcaacagaTGAAACAACGATGGCCATTCCAGTGtccaataaatcatcaacaaaatcattgaatttggtgaaaacaacaaaaaatgaccatcgaaagagaaaaacaatcatcaacaatgatcatcatcaaccacaaCGAAAACTTTCCAAATGTAAATCTGATTCTAATTCTAATTTAAATGAGAAATTTTTAATacgaaaattgaatgaaaaaaaaatttgcaattcTAATCAATAACCATAATTTATCGgttcagtgtgtgtgtgtgtgtgtgtgtgtgtgtgttcatttaCAAATGTATGGCCAGAATTTCcggaaagttttttttccaaagcaaacaatgagaaaaaaaatcaattcacaGAATatcacagaatttttttttctcgtgtcgatttttttttttgcacaaattttattgaatttcatttttcaacaagATAAAATCTGtagattttgaaattttcctatttcttttttcatttttattttatttgacaactataaatgtgaaaaagCAAAATCTAGATGAAaagatttttgaatttcaaatttcaattttttttatatatcattCGCTCTTTCACGGAATCAAATAATATGGAattggatcattttttttgttctcgtttttttcaaaaaaaaaaaaaaaataaaataaaattctggcTTGAAAATGGCCCTGTCAACAGACTGgacatgatgatgtacatttaaattattgaaaatgaaaatttcaaacaaaaaaaaaatgcttgaTCATCACATCTCTTGGGTTTATTTTTGTACCATTTCTTTCgatttgaaatatttgatttttcttctcttttcaAAGAAATTCTTGAGAAATCTAGAGAATACTACTATTTCACaccgatatatatatatatttcaatgtttgttgttgacaaatgtttgaattgttcggtgaaaaaattctgttttttttctctttctttgttattttttttttttttttttgagcaaACATTGTTCAAAAAGCAGTTGACATAGCCATAGCCATAGCCACCATGAtagtgatgattgatttaattttttttttcttcatcaaatttttttttctcatttctttGTTgactttgtttgtttttcaatgtgaacaaaaaaaaaataaaaaataaaaactacaTTCTATTTATACATGTGAAAATAGTGTAAATATCACAAAagccaacaaacaaacaagcaaacaagTAACCggacaataataaatcatcattgtcgtcgtcgtcgtagtcgtcgtagtcgttgtcgttgtcgtataaataaattttaacaTCATAAACAATAGATCAAACAATAGATCTATTTGCGATAGCCAATGTCCATCGTTTTTTAATCCattgtttataataataataataacaacattgGCAGCCATcttttttgtgtgtgcgtgtaacCGGAACAAGATTTatgacaaaacaaataagaacaacaacaacagcaacaaaaaaaaaacattctccacacacacacacacacacatgaccactttttttcattgatttattcgaaacaagaaaataaaacatcaacagcaacattgttgtgtgtgtgcactgcaatcatatttattga
This window of the Dermatophagoides farinae isolate YC_2012a chromosome 3, ASM2471394v1, whole genome shotgun sequence genome carries:
- the LOC124498361 gene encoding uncharacterized protein LOC124498361 isoform X3 encodes the protein MSMIIKCLFVLVCWHLWYNDGVRKHPNNVCETEFSDSVAFKITTSIANFLVPMTLMMILYYKIYREIKRRGNFSDTINHHHQHRHHRHHQHKHNHNNRLQQNSNNLSLSSSMIMMKTKNSKPMNRLSNSINHYHESNHESLRKHYCQQKPIKSSTTTTTMTTNETKTTTTTTTTTTTTPNIRNGMNIFMKNKTISNFHQQILRCSMRKKRNDNNNNNNKFSSDNNNSSFSTDLNCKNNFDDNNDDDDFDHCNQCGRRRESNVNNDHSKSSSSSLNNQRFFSINFFINHFRLLQSILSRKNRQSIEQQQRRQHRRELDSHSFVENFSVDLDDHDHHSISNDNVVNVKQLNSNKTNLIVQQSSIEINNENNNNRTVIEKCSSSSSSSSSTSKSSINSLSNLPLQTRPSKLSTKSSDFCPDLNHQKQQKMDDNEEKVEEEKDDEDDDDDDDDITEISPPAPSLESSSSSAFFRDLKREQLSHDNGHRIFWTTTNTKRCQRFDNVETNLPTPQHQSILKDNYNDDVDNGNNPDSDKFNKSSSDYYDGRRLSSPQPSLPPPIYSSPSSSITSTLSMFSSASNDSKKSKENDQTKHENRRKLLKNDHCDSNDDDGNIAYYNQLTLMSLQPSVVAVDGNVASENILFSTLQENQEIVNVECQQQSKQHCRQNIKSPSPISLSPQQQQQQHSSSSSSLLSTSKSFCLMPENHFFDVNVKVEYIDFPSKNSIQKNCFVTKSNVENGKNVQMTNNFLDTDVQQRQQQQKMDKQRSNSVNDVCGICIKQQQQQSTDETTMAIPVSNKSSTKSLNLVKTTKNDHRKRKTIINNDHHQPQRKLSKSVTNSTTTTTTTTTTTGKTIKINNNNRNNREMFKDCVSIKSSETVSAAVAKTTTTTTTIPSVSLKPKSMENVAKSFIVSTATLNTTTMSMATINSSSTMPTIKTKTDRYDDDDDDDGSSSSSSKSSSSLNDKKRIEQQNNNNSEQNQFKTNDKHFHHSTNVHMDKLSVKNHRRKKSNIFFNEQQKLVKKSIINDEYDEQKNEQAKTSPNLLSSSSCVEINQNNKLLSATTSTSTSSSLSLIESQQKPSTILIANKISEELPIEYEQTSYGSSTNYSLSGNNNLSLTKSRFLLIKNLNNNNKKKLKKNNENKSSSSSSSSLIHNGLRMVSYGRHRKNDHQSSSRCKRLTNNNSFYDSFRMKSFRFKSLRNQEQKQNGNNNDQIDSIETTCNENDDDDDDDDADQIFVNANNADDGLSTVVPVSDTDDHCKCKNKNNQKQRQRQRQRQQSSTITAAQKHRNELKREESSRLRQEKKAARQLGVILGAFILCWMPYIITYVVTAYCAYCISLTVHQVTIWLGYLNSFLNPFLYALCNENFKHAFKKMLGRLQQPQHFSYNFDQTLATAAAAAATATGGGGGGNNQNQNYHQQSATTRGNNNNSVRIITQQQQQQQQQNNNDNSTTTTTTIKTPKTTTTATMKRIIITKTIDNENENEQNKMKKKNLLNIRII
- the LOC124498361 gene encoding uncharacterized protein LOC124498361 isoform X2 encodes the protein MGLLPASVRPIGLIINNDGHGMENNLTTTTTANGSLQSSSSSFDGFTNNLAFLVPLSICLLTLSLLTFFGNAMVVHAIRTERKLHTVSNMFILSLAIADLIVGLMVMPLSSTYVIFGDWILGLFVCQLWLVIDYTASTASIFNLLILSLDRYWSIRSPLKYLCKRTKKRALAMIGIVWMISALWAIPIIGWHLWYNDGVRKHPNNVCETEFSDSVAFKITTSIANFLVPMTLMMILYYKIYREIKRRGNFSDTINHHHQHRHHRHHQHKHNHNNRLQQNSNNLSLSSSMIMMKTKNSKPMNRLSNSINHYHESNHESLRKHYCQQKPIKSSTTTTTMTTNETKTTTTTTTTTTTTPNIRNGMNIFMKNKTISNFHQQILRCSMRKKRNDNNNNNNKFSSDNNNSSFSTDLNCKNNFDDNNDDDDFDHCNQCGRRRESNVNNDHSKSSSSSLNNQRFFSINFFINHFRLLQSILSRKNRQSIEQQQRRQHRRELDSHSFVENFSVDLDDHDHHSISNDNVVNVKQLNSNKTNLIVQQSSIEINNENNNNRTVIEKCSSSSSSSSSTSKSSINSLSNLPLQTRPSKLSTKSSDFCPDLNHQKQQKMDDNEEKVEEEKDDEDDDDDDDDITEISPPAPSLESSSSSAFFRDLKREQLSHDNGHRIFWTTTNTKRCQRFDNVETNLPTPQHQSILKDNYNDDVDNGNNPDSDKFNKSSSDYYDGRRLSSPQPSLPPPIYSSPSSSITSTLSMFSSASNDSKKSKENDQTKHENRRKLLKNDHCDSNDDDGNIAYYNQLTLMSLQPSVVAVDGNVASENILFSTLQENQEIVNVECQQQSKQHCRQNIKSPSPISLSPQQQQQQHSSSSSSLLSTSKSFCLMPENHFFDVNVKVEYIDFPSKNSIQKNCFVTKSNVENGKNVQMTNNFLDTDVQQRQQQQKMDKQRSNSVNDVCGICIKQQQQQSTDETTMAIPVSNKSSTKSLNLVKTTKNDHRKRKTIINNDHHQPQRKLSKSVTNSTTTTTTTTTTTGKTIKINNNNRNNREMFKDCVSIKSSETVSAAVAKTTTTTTTIPSVSLKPKSMENVAKSFIVSTATLNTTTMSMATINSSSTMPTIKTKTDRYDDDDDDDGSSSSSSKSSSSLNDKKRIEQQNNNNSEQNQFKTNDKHFHHSTNVHMDKLSVKNHRRKKSNIFFNEQQKLVKKSIINDEYDEQKNEQAKTSPNLLSSSSCVEINQNNKLLSATTSTSTSSSLSLIESQQKPSTILIANKISEELPIEYEQTSYGSSTNYSLSVVPVSDTDDHCKCKNKNNQKQRQRQRQRQQSSTITAAQKHRNELKREESSRLRQEKKAARQLGVILGAFILCWMPYIITYVVTAYCAYCISLTVHQVTIWLGYLNSFLNPFLYALCNENFKHAFKKMLGRLQQPQHFSYNFDQTLATAAAAAATATGGGGGGNNQNQNYHQQSATTRGNNNNSVRIITQQQQQQQQQNNNDNSTTTTTTIKTPKTTTTATMKRIIITKTIDNENENEQNKMKKKNLLNIRII